In the Leptospira sp. WS4.C2 genome, one interval contains:
- a CDS encoding YdiU family protein — protein sequence MPSLSFPSFPAAETTYTSLPNSFFQSTKPTPVSSPKVLFWNDALALEFQFSHWKKEAEATAHFFSGTNLPEGIQPFAQAYAGHQFGHLAMLGDGRTIVMGEFKNRSGERFDFQWKGSGRTKYSRNGDGRATLSAMVREYIMSEAMAGLKIPTTRSLAVVKSGEAVLREEPQEGAVLTRVAKSHIRVGTFEYAYQTLSLEELEVLFQYTTNRHAPEVLKTENPALTFLEFVMKSQVTLVTNWMRVGFIHGVMNTDNMSISGETIDYGPCAFMNGFSAKRVFSSIDANGRYAFSNQVGIAQWNLACLTNSLLPLINSNQETAIELAKAKLNELETWFQKSYIRMLGEKIGFPNLTERDLPLLQSLYQWMQDTEADFTNTFLVLEGVYTPKDSIYNDSRWKDWVKVWREEKKKQGIRDEDAIALMQKTNPSLIPRNHLVEIALANVNQGLTSVAEQLIERGLSPYKRELDYDYSEEVPSGGDGNYRTFCGT from the coding sequence ATGCCATCTCTTTCCTTTCCTTCGTTTCCCGCTGCGGAAACAACCTATACTTCCTTACCTAATTCCTTTTTCCAATCCACCAAACCCACTCCCGTTTCTTCTCCCAAAGTTTTATTTTGGAACGATGCTTTAGCACTTGAGTTTCAATTTTCGCATTGGAAAAAGGAGGCGGAAGCCACCGCTCATTTTTTTTCTGGCACAAACCTTCCGGAAGGCATCCAACCGTTTGCCCAAGCCTATGCCGGCCATCAGTTTGGACACTTAGCAATGTTAGGTGACGGTAGAACGATTGTTATGGGAGAATTCAAAAACAGAAGTGGGGAACGATTTGATTTCCAATGGAAAGGATCCGGAAGGACCAAGTATTCGAGAAATGGTGATGGTCGTGCCACCCTCAGCGCTATGGTGCGAGAGTATATCATGAGCGAGGCGATGGCTGGATTAAAGATTCCCACAACTCGAAGTTTGGCGGTTGTCAAATCAGGAGAGGCCGTTTTACGAGAAGAACCCCAAGAAGGAGCCGTTTTGACTCGGGTGGCCAAAAGCCATATTCGCGTGGGAACATTTGAATATGCATACCAAACTTTATCCTTAGAAGAACTGGAAGTTTTATTTCAATACACAACCAATCGGCATGCTCCAGAAGTTTTGAAAACAGAGAATCCCGCACTAACATTTTTGGAGTTTGTGATGAAAAGCCAGGTAACCCTTGTCACAAATTGGATGCGAGTGGGATTTATCCATGGTGTGATGAATACCGACAATATGAGTATTTCTGGAGAAACCATCGATTATGGTCCCTGTGCCTTTATGAATGGATTTTCCGCAAAACGAGTGTTTAGTTCCATTGATGCCAATGGGCGATATGCATTTTCCAATCAAGTGGGGATTGCCCAGTGGAACCTTGCTTGCCTCACCAATTCCCTCCTCCCACTCATAAACTCGAATCAGGAAACCGCTATTGAATTGGCAAAAGCAAAACTGAACGAATTGGAAACTTGGTTCCAAAAAAGTTACATACGAATGTTAGGTGAAAAAATTGGGTTCCCCAACCTAACAGAAAGAGATTTACCCTTACTACAAAGCCTTTACCAGTGGATGCAAGACACGGAAGCCGATTTTACCAATACATTTCTGGTATTGGAAGGAGTCTATACACCAAAAGATTCGATTTATAATGATAGTCGATGGAAAGATTGGGTGAAAGTTTGGAGGGAGGAAAAAAAGAAACAAGGGATCCGAGACGAGGATGCCATTGCTCTCATGCAAAAAACCAATCCAAGCCTTATTCCCAGGAACCATCTCGTGGAAATCGCACTCGCGAATGTGAACCAAGGTCTCACAAGTGTTGCAGAACAACTCATTGAAAGGGGTTTGTCTCCATACAAACGGGAATTAGACTATGACTACTCAGAAGAAGTCCCATCTGGTGGAGATGGCAATTACAGAACGTTTTGTGGCACTTAG
- a CDS encoding lysoplasmalogenase, producing the protein MNQSLILISALPLLVSLLFFEKKESIKGLLCVKPLLSSLFVVTAFLQIHQYSTYHYLILVGLVLSFIGDICLIFFFHKKVFTAGLGAFLVGHIMYTIAFSHLGELGWVMIAIGAVCILTSVVIYMRLQANLGNMRGPVLGYIIIITAMVIGAASLWNHFALGTTGRYLVLVGAILFYMSDIFVARHRFVQKEFLNRAIGLPLYYTAQFLIAYSVGLI; encoded by the coding sequence ATGAATCAATCTCTCATTTTAATTTCAGCACTCCCACTCCTTGTAAGCCTCCTCTTCTTTGAAAAAAAAGAATCTATAAAAGGTCTGTTATGTGTGAAACCACTTTTATCATCTCTTTTTGTTGTAACTGCGTTTCTCCAAATCCATCAATATTCAACTTACCATTATCTCATCCTTGTTGGGTTGGTTCTAAGTTTTATCGGAGATATTTGTCTGATTTTTTTCTTTCATAAAAAGGTTTTTACAGCAGGCCTTGGTGCATTTCTCGTAGGGCACATCATGTATACCATTGCCTTTTCACATTTGGGCGAGCTGGGATGGGTCATGATAGCAATAGGAGCAGTCTGCATACTTACGAGTGTCGTCATTTATATGCGACTACAGGCAAATCTTGGGAATATGCGAGGACCTGTTTTGGGATATATCATCATCATCACAGCGATGGTGATTGGAGCTGCTTCATTGTGGAATCATTTTGCACTAGGCACCACTGGTCGTTATTTAGTGTTAGTTGGCGCAATTTTATTCTATATGTCTGATATCTTTGTGGCACGGCATCGGTTCGTACAAAAAGAATTTCTGAACAGGGCTATCGGTCTGCCACTGTATTACACAGCGCAATTTCTAATTGCATATTCTGTAGGATTGATCTGA
- a CDS encoding nuclear transport factor 2 family protein: protein MKKEMLGKEVVQTYFDSLAKGDMEKVGELIADDVIWHQPGKHQMSGIYNGKQELFPFLGKMMEITKGTLKLEPKMIMVNEDLVSVIIQFSATRDNAQMSMAGVDLLKIKNGQIKEVWLFSEDQEAENAFWGK from the coding sequence ATGAAAAAAGAAATGTTAGGTAAGGAAGTAGTTCAGACGTATTTTGATAGTTTGGCGAAAGGAGATATGGAGAAAGTGGGAGAGCTCATAGCGGATGATGTCATTTGGCACCAACCAGGGAAACACCAAATGTCAGGAATTTACAATGGAAAACAAGAACTGTTTCCTTTCTTGGGGAAAATGATGGAAATCACCAAAGGGACGTTAAAGTTAGAACCAAAAATGATCATGGTGAACGAAGATTTGGTTTCTGTAATCATACAATTTTCAGCTACCAGAGACAATGCACAGATGTCAATGGCAGGAGTTGACCTATTAAAAATTAAGAATGGACAAATCAAAGAAGTTTGGCTTTTTTCCGAAGACCAAGAAGCTGAAAATGCATTTTGGGGAAAGTAA
- a CDS encoding helix-turn-helix domain-containing protein encodes MKKKEKKTEIKRLDYKPSRFYVLDLEIFSVSNLSHRIGEDALPVTRRYSFYHLLIVTSGTCMHMIDFKSIHCKPRSLLMIRPGQAHRFGFKPKWEGWMVVFRPDLIATSKESSSDSQPDFILQNLQNHLELTEGEHQIIISEILQMLEDTKIKAPTAKIQELLRYKLSALLLRLYIYGNQRKDEDRNNSKSIQRFREFQNLVEKNFTKWQKLSTYVEALQCSEKSLSRATQEAVGMNAKEFLSSRINLEAKRLLAHTELSVTAIAISLGFDEATNFIKFFKREADTTPLKFRRKFAAEKQ; translated from the coding sequence ATGAAAAAGAAAGAAAAAAAAACGGAGATCAAACGCCTTGATTACAAACCTTCTAGATTCTATGTATTGGATCTGGAGATTTTTTCTGTTTCCAATCTGAGTCATCGTATTGGTGAAGATGCTCTGCCTGTCACACGTCGGTACAGTTTTTATCATCTTTTGATTGTCACAAGTGGAACATGTATGCATATGATTGATTTCAAATCGATCCATTGCAAACCACGATCACTGCTAATGATCCGACCTGGACAAGCGCATCGTTTTGGATTCAAACCAAAGTGGGAAGGTTGGATGGTTGTCTTTCGCCCTGATCTCATTGCAACCTCAAAAGAATCATCGAGTGATTCACAACCAGATTTTATCCTCCAGAATCTTCAGAACCATTTAGAACTAACAGAAGGTGAACATCAAATCATCATCTCTGAAATTTTACAAATGTTAGAAGATACAAAGATAAAGGCTCCGACTGCGAAAATCCAAGAATTACTTAGATACAAACTGTCTGCCTTACTTCTACGACTCTACATTTATGGAAACCAAAGGAAGGATGAAGATCGAAACAACTCAAAATCGATTCAAAGGTTTAGAGAATTCCAAAACCTTGTTGAGAAAAATTTTACAAAGTGGCAAAAGTTATCTACCTATGTCGAAGCCCTACAATGTTCCGAAAAAAGTTTATCACGCGCAACGCAAGAAGCTGTTGGTATGAATGCAAAAGAATTTTTATCTTCTCGGATCAATTTGGAAGCCAAAAGACTGCTGGCTCATACGGAACTATCGGTGACTGCCATTGCTATCAGTTTAGGGTTTGATGAAGCGACAAATTTTATCAAATTTTTCAAACGTGAGGCAGATACCACACCCTTGAAGTTTCGAAGAAAATTTGCAGCAGAGAAGCAATAA